One region of Pseudoalteromonas piscicida genomic DNA includes:
- a CDS encoding cupin domain-containing protein, which yields MNFLKDIPADVTEEIFETVLSHPNIRIERIVSNGHTSPSSGYYDQDENEWVLVLKGCGELTFEDGKIVTLKAGDSLNIPAHQKHKVSYTDTSEPTIWLAIFY from the coding sequence ATGAACTTTCTAAAAGATATTCCAGCTGATGTAACCGAAGAAATTTTTGAAACGGTGCTGTCTCATCCAAATATTCGTATTGAACGGATAGTATCAAACGGGCATACCTCGCCAAGCTCTGGATATTATGACCAAGATGAAAATGAATGGGTACTGGTATTAAAGGGCTGTGGTGAGTTGACTTTTGAGGACGGTAAAATAGTAACCTTAAAGGCGGGTGATAGTCTTAATATTCCCGCACACCAAAAGCATAAAGTAAGTTATACAGACACTTCTGAGCCAACTATATGGCTCGCCATCTTTTATTAA
- a CDS encoding VOC family protein has protein sequence MNLNQVTLPVDDMDAACQFYRTLGFTQIVDTPHYARFECPEGNATFSLSLETPPINNGAVIYFEHEQLDEWVTELEAQGIVFEQLPTEQRYLWREAILFDPAGNKIKLYWAGENRLTPPWRVELKGC, from the coding sequence ATGAATCTTAACCAAGTTACCCTGCCCGTTGATGATATGGATGCAGCTTGTCAATTCTATCGAACGCTAGGCTTTACTCAAATTGTTGATACACCGCACTATGCTCGATTTGAATGCCCTGAAGGTAATGCAACCTTCTCCTTGTCGTTAGAAACGCCTCCCATCAATAATGGTGCGGTTATTTACTTCGAGCATGAACAGTTAGATGAGTGGGTCACTGAGCTTGAGGCCCAGGGTATCGTATTTGAGCAACTTCCGACAGAGCAGCGCTATCTGTGGCGAGAAGCCATACTGTTTGACCCTGCAGGGAACAAGATCAAATTGTACTGGGCAGGTGAAAATCGACTGACTCCTCCTTGGCGTGTAGAACTTAAAGGATGTTAG